A segment of the Calypte anna isolate BGI_N300 chromosome 4B, bCalAnn1_v1.p, whole genome shotgun sequence genome:
TAGTTGGTTATGTACTTGCTGTATCTGTAGTGGGAAAGTgcattgtaatttttaatttgccaGGTCATAGCCATTGTTGTAAATAAGCaattaaagattttatttaaactcTTCACTTTCTTTCAATTTGATTTACTCCTACTTTAATTTCCAAGTGTGAGTGACATAGGAATACAACTGTCCACTTCATGGAAGAAGGGAATCTTCAGTATAAGTACTACAAGAGTTTGTGCTTTCACTTTTTAAGACTTGTACTGGAAAGGGATTTCTTGTTGGAACTCATGACAAAGCATGATCTACTTTATGCTTGATTCTATGTATCTTTAGAGTCATGTCATAATAGGAAACAGCTTGTATAAAACCCCAACACCTGGGGACATCAGTGCCCACTGTAGCCACACATAGAAAGGTGCAGTGGTAGAAATAATGTCAGACCTGCTGGAAGCTGAGCTTTTCAAAAAAGCTGACACTGAGAGGacttggaaaggaaaacagttgTTTCTTTCACAGCATTTCTGGAAAGCTACCAAGTTACTGTTACTCATGTTATTCTAGGTGCACAGTATTCccgatttattttttttttcctgggagaaGTTACTTTTTCACTGCAGTAGCTTATAGGACCATACCTTTCCATTAGAGATTGCTAATGGATTTCAAAGATACAAAACCTGTTTCAGACACCCACCTGTCTTTTGTAAGCTACTGCTACAGGAGTATGACCTACcacatttaaatagaaaattaatttgcaaaTAGTTCATCATTGTATTAGCCATATTTGTTCCTCCCTTGTTTTATGCCTAATTTTCTTCTAGCCTTTAAtcagaaatcttaaaaaattgCTCTTGCTTTACTTAGCACACTGCTTGAAAACTCATCATGGTTGCTTTACTTAAGGCTAGAGTATGtccttactttttctttaacagcttttgctgtttttttaattgctaaaaAATCTTAATGAATAAGCCTAATAACtattacttaatatttttctttaatcagGTCTTCCACTATGAGAAATCTAAACACTTCTCTATTAAGAAACTGcactcagtaaaaaaatatcctgCACCTATCAGGTTTAGTTGTGTGAGACAGTAACTTAGATTTTATGGttcatggtttggtttttatggTGGGGAGGTGTGTGGTTGTGTTGTgcttttataggaaaaaaagtgttttgaagtAGCATGGAAAGCCTTTGTCCTACTGTAATTCACTTACATTTTGTTACACATTGTACACCTTGGATAAAGGACTGTATCCAGGTAGTTTATCTTCAGAAAActtagtcattaaaaaaaagtaatttgaaaactTTCTTCCACCCTTCTAGAAGGAGCTTTAATCCAGCCATCTGTCAGGTGCAGGTTCAGCTGGAGGCTGTGTCAACTACAGCTCCAGCAGTCCCTGAAGTTAAACTGAGGGAACCTACATGAAACTTTTGGGCTAATGAAAGGGACAGATGGAGCTTCCATGGTGTGAGATTCTAGGAAAAGTATTTGTGGATGGCTCTGTCTACAGGTTCCTATTAagtaagaatcacagaaatgccTTTTCTACATTGAAGAAGACAGCACTGACAGTATAAAGACAACTTCAGAAGCATGTTGCTAACATCCCTTGTGTCATTCCAGAGGTGGAATCACTGCTGAGTTAAAAGCTTTTGTTAAGCCTTCCATTTGGATATAAAGTCAATGAAAGGAACATGTTACCTGCATTACACCGAAATGGAATGCTGCCAATGAGGTGCAGATGTACTGTGGTGACTGATGCAATATTTTATACAACTTTTGTATTGACAAGAGTTCAGGCCAGTCGTTACCAGAAATTATTCCCTGAGGAATTCTAGAAGGTTTACTTGCTTAACTTTACACTATATACCTTGAGTTATTTGACAGCACTTCTTTACaactttttataattttctgtttacaaaaCTAACTTGTGATACTGCAGCTGGGATGGCATTACAGTCCCTGCTACAAGGTTAACATCTCACTACACCCAGGTTGGAAGCTTATTTGGAGAACCAAGGACATCCTGAATGGTCACAGCTATTTATTTCTGGCACAGGctttggatgcttttttttctttctgcagatgATAGGGTAGCAAGAGAAGTCTGTCCCATGTGTAGGAACTGCAATGGCTGGTAACCAGATTTCTGTTACCATGAAGACAGTATCTCCCCTAACTGCTTGGTGAGATACCCTTAGAGTGCAAGTCTGAGTCCATCAATGGAGCCTAAGTATCTACAATAAGCAACAAAACAGCCTTTTTGTTCAGTAGCTAAAGTTTAGACTTTAATATAAATTAACATCAGTGAAGTTATGAACAGTCAGTGTATGCACAGGTAatgagcagcaaagcagcttaTGTATAACATTCTTCACCGTTTAACTGTAATGCTGATATTGCTTTTATGGTGCTGAACATCAAGCACAAGTTCATCTCCAACCTGAACTTCAATGGGCTCATCCAGAACAACTGCAGCTTGTTTCCAGTGTGAGGACTCATCAGATGTGTTCAAGCTGTGGTCTTCATCTAGATAGATGTGATACCAGAAGGGAATTGCAGTGACTCTGCCAGACTTACAAATTTGTacctaaaaataattaaaaatattagtttaaTCAGTTACTCTGTTTTCAAATaatcaagaaaataaagtagCTCAAACCACTTAAGACCATTTCAGAGATAACAGCAGACAAgtaaattctgtatttaaattttcAACAAAGGTGAGGAACCAAGGttgagcagctctgcagaagagcagtgaAACACACTGCTAACTTCATGTATGCACAGCTCACCTTCACTTCTCTGCTGGAGGTGTTCAACAGAGGGTTCATGAGATCCAGCCTTAAaagctctgctggcttgctcaggggCAGACATGGGAGAGTAGAGAGATCCAAATACACACGAACAGGTACCTAGAAGAATATACTACAATTCAGCCATCActaattattaaaaagtaaaaagttaaaaagacTTCATAATAATGCAAAAGTTTCTAGGAATTGCTGCAATACCAGTGAGagacaaatacaaaatactCTCTCTTCTGATCCCTTTTAAAACGTGACTGGGGATACAAGGTGACAAAGGAGATACAAGTTGCTATTCTGTACAGTAACACTGCAGCTTTCATAAGTCAAAAAAAGCTTTGCTCATACCAGTACTAAGACAAATGTCTGGTCACAAAAAACCTCTTAATAAGTTTAACTCTAtgaaaaaagtttaaaggaaGCACAGACCAGTGCACCAAAAGCAACCCTAAGTCCAAGTCTAGAATTCAGTTTCTGGAGGACAGGCAAACTGCAAAGACATACTGGGTTTTGCAGTTGTTTCCTCTGTGTGGGCTCTCTTTTGGAACTGTTTCCTTCTTGCTAAGACTCCCCCTGGTCTTCTGGCACCTGTAGTGCTATTTTCTTGAGAAGGAAGATTTCAGATTCTCAAAACCTTCTCTTTATTACCTGGCCCTCTCCAAAGTGGAAGACCAAGAAGGAAATTGTGCCAATCTGTCAGTTTAGATAGTAACATatttaaacagggaaaacagaTCTTGAACTTTCTTGTGTGGGCAATTTTGAAGTAGCTGGAAATAACCTGATTTCACTATTTAACAGAAAGCAAGTTTCAGCTCTTCACTTTTTTTGCAGTTCACACCAAAACTGGATAGCTTTGGAGCTGTATCTGGAACAAACCCACCAAATTCATACCTTGAACTGGTTGATAAAAGGAGCTATATTAAACCCAAGTGTTGGTTCTGTTCCTTGAACAGCACTCTCCAGTAACAGAGACTCTGATTCTACAAGCATCCCATAGACCAACACATACTGTGGGAAAATCTTGCCTCCACTGTGAAGTAAACATCTGTAAAATGAGAGAGATTTCACTTCTAAAGCACAGCATCCAACAGTCATGAAAGAACATTGACTACATTTAAAGCAGGCACACCAGTTCTTCCTCTGATCATGAGCATTTGACTTTGATCCCATTTGACCAGGGAGctgtttcacaaaaaaacacctcacaTGATATTAAAACTACAGAACTAATTCATCTTTCCTCAGTGTTAGTATTGGAAATAGTGATGTTTCAAGATGAAGACAGTGAGATTTATTGATAGCACCAGCATCAAAGAGTGAACAAATGGCAGAAATGCTTAATAAAACAATATCAGGAAGCACACACTGGTTAAACAGGCAACATACcaataggaaaacaaaagcacctgggaaattaattcactttttttaaaatgcttaaataAGCTGGCAGCAATACAGGAGACAGCAttatttcctgaagaaaaaagaaacaaccaccTGAGACATGCTTAGTGTCTTGCTATAGAACATCACACTGCTGAGAACAGCTACACCATAGAAACTTTCACCCAGCATATCAAACACTTCAACACAGATTATTTTAGGTTTCCTTTTCCTATAGCAGGCCTCTTTCCATAGGAACTGGGTAGCTAAGCAGTGCATTATTGGAGGTATTTTCATGCCAACTGATTCGAGTCTgcaaaaagactttttttaaaaaaagatgattaCTCTGACaaaagtcagagaaaaaaattcttgaaagTCATCCAGAGATTTAATGACAACTTAGAAAAGGTAGCAAACATGAACTGTCTGAAGTACTCTGCCATCACTAAGCATGAATGTGAACAGGGAAGATTCCCTAGCACCTAAAAAAGGGGATACACCCATTTCacattaactatttttttcccctacctaTTTCCACTATTTTACTTGTCTTACTCAGTACTCTTTCCCACTTCTCCCACTGTGGGTAACAGCTACCCTCCTTGCTGCCTCCCTGGCTGTTCTAAAATCATGTTTATCTTTTAGCAGCACTGTTCTAACAGTCTGACATGTACATGAATCTGGACTTCTTTAACCTTGCACTAAAAGCTGCCTCAGTTTTGTAAGATGCTGGCTGTCCTGGGAACTTCTGACACACCAAGCAGAAACATCTTCCATATTCTTGCATAGAAAATAGAAGTGTCTGAAAGTGAAAttttgacactttttttttaaaaaaaagatacatttatACAATGTTTATACCAGAAACATTCTGGGAGGTTTCATCTgttcagaaaagcagctttcctgCTCTACAAAACCAATGTGACAGCAACTTTGTAGTTAGAAAGAATACTTTCCCAAGTTTTCAGATAATTACAGAGTCCTAGGAATACTCTGTTTATACTGTACCTGGAGATTGCAGCCTTTTCCATCACCTCCTGCTGGATTAAACCTGATGTCTCTATAACATCCAAGATAATAATACTCCACAATTTGTCTGATTTGGGTCTCTGTAGCACCACATTTTCATCTTCTAACTGGCTGAGCCAAAACTCTAACGTTTCCTTAGGGAACTGGTTAGCTTCTGAAATTACCCCAAGTGCTGCCTGATGCTGTTCCTTCTCAACAGAACTGTAGGCTCTAACTGGTCCAAGTTTGCCAGCTATAATTGGCAGGATGGAGAAGCCTTCAGATACATCTAAAACATACAAAGGCTCAAGAGCCTCATCTACAGATCTCTGGTTTTGACTCTCTAGGGGATTCATCCGACTGCCATGTCCATCAACATCCATTGACTGCAAGTCCTTCCTTGGATTTAATGACAACAGCACTTTGCCCATGGCTGCTTTAAAGCATTCATGGTATGGTTCGTTGTTCAGCAGGGCTATTTCTGTGGCTTCCAACACACACACTTGACCCTTGCCATCCTGTTCGCTGGTTGTCTGAAGACCAGCCAGAGCATTACATAATTCAGCCTCATTGCCCAGACTCAGTGTGTCATCTCTGTCGCTGACATCCATCCCACACTCTGAAgtcaaagaagaaattttctgGATCTTCAAGTAGCAGTCTTGGCAGCAAACTTCCATCATCACAGTATCTCCAGTCTTCACAGAataatctggggaaaaaaaaaaaaagtcatgtcaGTTACTTTACAGCAAACATCAGTGAAGCAGCCATACAGTGCTCAACAGTTGCCTTAAATCGTCCCATATTAggcaaaatgtatttattctcAAAATATGCCTCTCTATGATAAAATGTTTTGACAACAGCAGCGTGGAACAAAACCACACTGGGTAAAGGATGCTAAACATTCAATGTTTACATTCCTTATACCTCCTGTAAACAAAGgtaaatttcacagaatcacaagtAAATTTCTAGTCTTGTGGAAAATAATAGCTTTGCCTTAGAAAGGGGAAATTATTGAATTATGAATGAGAATGCTAGAACTGACACTGCCACAGTATGTGTGTGGAGAACCATATTCAAGCTGAGTCCAAAATGGAGGTGAGGagtaaacatttttgttttgtggcaGTAGCAGCCAATAATTCTTACTTCACCTCCTCCACTTCCCTTTCACAAGTCACATCTTAACTAAGTAGGGCCAGTCAGTAACCCCACTTTTTGGAGTTGCCCTACACTGCATTTAATTCAgtataaggaaaagaaatacttaatGAAAGACACTCTCCCAGACCTTGAGTAGTTACCTCACCTTCACAGCAGATACATGAACAGGACATGATGCAGGGACTGTGCACTCAAGTTTAGAAGCATGATTAGGAACTACCTTGCAGCTAATCAATTTTGAACTTCTCCTAAACCTTTCTGCCACCATTTTGTAATTTCTGAGATACCCTAAGTAGCTCTAAATCAGAATGATACCAAATTGATGtactgcaggaagaaaattcaCAGGACATACCAAGCAGGCCCTGCACAGGATAGACTGCCTGTTCCCAGCAAGTTTCCTCACTGGGACTTGTAGATAGAGCGTGCTCATCATCAAGCTGTAGTACAAACCACACCACAACAGCATCCAGTGTTCCTCCTTCAGTGACTGGCAGGCTTAGCTTCCAGGGCTTTCTAGTTGCAAGGCTTTTCAGCTCCTGACcaaaacagaaagagagaaaaaaagcatgggAGTTTCTTGCTAGATTTATAAGATGTTTTTTACTACACTAAGACAGTCAAATTTCTGCATTAATCCTTTAGGGCACCCAACAGGAATCTTGTACCAGCTATCTTCCCACATGCAAGTGCAGTTAAGCACTAGACCTATCTGCATCCATCAGCcattaaagcaaacaaagctATATCTAAGAACATCCatatttcaaaacactgaaCACTGCAAAAAGGCTTCAGACTGGCAGGTTTGCCTTATGAGAAGTAATAAAACCAGAGTCACTATTTTGGGCTGGCTTCAAGCCAAGGCACACTTCACTTAACACCCATGGTCTGTCAGTTCTACAGATACTGGATTTAAGCACTGAAGTTGCTTGAACCTCTGTTCCACAAAAATCTTTACAAAAACCAAGTCAAATGTCTGAGGATGTTATTTCTGCTACCTGGACTACAGGCTTTTTTGTAAAAGCTCAGGCATGCACTATCAGTACTGGAAAGAACCAAGGCCTCCTCTGAAGGGATAATGTTATAAATTCTCCAATATTCCTAAAAAGTTTTGAACATATAACAGGAGTAAGTCTTCTTCCATGTACAATTTGCTTTCCTGCAGAAACCAGTTAACAGAACATCAGTCCCAGGGATGAAAGATTCTCTCAAGTCACAACCCTTATACCTAATAAGAGCCttgcttaaatatttatcaGCTTCCTGATCTGCTTATGTCAACATTTGTCCTAAGTTTCAATCTTTAAATGCgcaggggaaaaataaaag
Coding sequences within it:
- the PRMT9 gene encoding protein arginine N-methyltransferase 9 isoform X1, whose amino-acid sequence is MPNPNSKFHCNHRGGQEASRRELVSRSLQSAQHCLEDQDFGTAYAHYLLVLHLAPELKTSVKETFQFTLFKWAEELDSLARIQDLFNCYEQALELYPSDEVICNSMGEHLFRMGFRDEAAGYFHKAVKLNPDFADAKENFYRVANWLVERWHFIMLNDAKRNLTYLKAIEKAVCSGCKSVLDIGTGTGILSMFAKRAGASSVYACELSKTMYELARDVMAANNMEREIKILHLKSLDLEIPKHIPERVSLVVTETVDAGLFGEGIVESLIHAWEHLLLQPKPQNQSDSTGDYGRVIPASATIFGMAVECKEIRRHHRVGTQEVAGVHLPNSVKFCSPTYAAAGSEETVEPYTTEKLSRIPGGYKPLTESCQVMTVDFNNLQELKSLATRKPWKLSLPVTEGGTLDAVVVWFVLQLDDEHALSTSPSEETCWEQAVYPVQGLLDYSVKTGDTVMMEVCCQDCYLKIQKISSLTSECGMDVSDRDDTLSLGNEAELCNALAGLQTTSEQDGKGQVCVLEATEIALLNNEPYHECFKAAMGKVLLSLNPRKDLQSMDVDGHGSRMNPLESQNQRSVDEALEPLYVLDVSEGFSILPIIAGKLGPVRAYSSVEKEQHQAALGVISEANQFPKETLEFWLSQLEDENVVLQRPKSDKLWSIIILDVIETSGLIQQEVMEKAAISRCLLHSGGKIFPQYVLVYGMLVESESLLLESAVQGTEPTLGFNIAPFINQFKVPVRVYLDLSTLPCLPLSKPAELLRLDLMNPLLNTSSREVKVQICKSGRVTAIPFWYHIYLDEDHSLNTSDESSHWKQAAVVLDEPIEVQVGDELVLDVQHHKSNISITVKR
- the PRMT9 gene encoding protein arginine N-methyltransferase 9 isoform X2; protein product: MGFRDEAAGYFHKAVKLNPDFADAKENFYRVANWLVERWHFIMLNDAKRNLTYLKAIEKAVCSGCKSVLDIGTGTGILSMFAKRAGASSVYACELSKTMYELARDVMAANNMEREIKILHLKSLDLEIPKHIPERVSLVVTETVDAGLFGEGIVESLIHAWEHLLLQPKPQNQSDSTGDYGRVIPASATIFGMAVECKEIRRHHRVGTQEVAGVHLPNSVKFCSPTYAAAGSEETVEPYTTEKLSRIPGGYKPLTESCQVMTVDFNNLQELKSLATRKPWKLSLPVTEGGTLDAVVVWFVLQLDDEHALSTSPSEETCWEQAVYPVQGLLDYSVKTGDTVMMEVCCQDCYLKIQKISSLTSECGMDVSDRDDTLSLGNEAELCNALAGLQTTSEQDGKGQVCVLEATEIALLNNEPYHECFKAAMGKVLLSLNPRKDLQSMDVDGHGSRMNPLESQNQRSVDEALEPLYVLDVSEGFSILPIIAGKLGPVRAYSSVEKEQHQAALGVISEANQFPKETLEFWLSQLEDENVVLQRPKSDKLWSIIILDVIETSGLIQQEVMEKAAISRCLLHSGGKIFPQYVLVYGMLVESESLLLESAVQGTEPTLGFNIAPFINQFKVPVRVYLDLSTLPCLPLSKPAELLRLDLMNPLLNTSSREVKVQICKSGRVTAIPFWYHIYLDEDHSLNTSDESSHWKQAAVVLDEPIEVQVGDELVLDVQHHKSNISITVKR